A stretch of DNA from Schistocerca americana isolate TAMUIC-IGC-003095 chromosome 3, iqSchAmer2.1, whole genome shotgun sequence:
gcattatttgctagcgtgaagtcgatattactgctcgtaccatcgaaccctgcatatgttggtataggtccttccgtattcattacatgtagttgtgtttcttgtattagatcggtgattatgcgtcctctgtcatctgttctgtctgagttccagagggtcgatctggaattaatgtcagcacttatcactaattttttgcctctggcatacattactaggtctctgatgtagtctgcatacggctgtatttgatggctgtattgggcgtacatggatgcaataacccatgtgacgttcccgttagttatctctatggtaaccaagtgttgattgcataactgtgttaccttaactatgttataagttctatttagaattactattgcagccttacagtcattgctacctgttattgtggtagcatgttttggtagacatatcagttgcccgtttctgttatagggttcttgtaagcacatgatgtctgcctgcaggtctagtgctattttagggatttccgcgctgactgtcgtactgttttttgtattatgttgtaagatattcattttttgtctatgtgttctgggtgttttacgtgtacaaaacatttactgccagactgtgagtaatcaaaatatgttcgtccgtgtgctcttacatgatctatatatattttgtccaagtcgaaagattctgacctgcgcaggcagacctggagcatgagatcgagcagcggctctgctgatgtaggaatattttctgtctttaggatgattctgtctgtttgctcagttactggaaaacagagagaatctccctttggatggcacaatctaagtagcatccgctgcgctgtctgcagtatctcttttttctctagcctacttaaaagtaagttaagttctaaattgtcataattaggtgcagctggcttgctgttggtgctggtttctgttgcggtctctgaggtggtactggacggattgtggcttggtgttggccgctgattgggggacattttaagacctctttgggatgtcacacgattacttttcgttttgtcacacgcctcttcaatgctgtttgccttcacacgtttttcactgatgttggtggtgcttgctggcgtggtgtcggcgatggtggtgatttgtatgggactgactgtatatgttatgttgtctttgtttgtgtttggagtggaggttgttgctagacgcacgttgacatcgttgcaaatgtcacatgtctctccctcagatttgtcctcatctaattggtctacttttataagtctgggtccagtagttttgagttttgtattggtctgtagcctgagtgtttcgatgtgttttgattcagggactgcatgcctgtctgttccttgttccattttcccggggtgaagagtgcctcccgagacaaatttgactggtttgatgtactgttcacatttacgtgtgtcgtagggttttccatgtgatgatgattctggtttgtgttcatcctgtgtatgtgtggtgtgatgtacttcggttgggagaaattgtgagggagtatgtcggttttgtttgtacattttcttgtgcacaatatatgtaagttcatcttccaactcatctatcctctgcattaatgttatttggaagtttatccagtggtgtaattgtcttttaatttgctttgccacctcgtagtggatggaaccacagattgtcatgtcatctatatattctatcgtattaatgcagctatcctgtaacgtcgttgagtgtgttaggggcgggatgggttcattatcgacgtaattctccggcagaagattcatttgtcttctccaggaaattgctctttggtagcttctctgtaatgttgacggtgatttgtatttatgtgttttgggtGATTGGCTTTGGGCGTTCGTGTTTCTTGCGTGTGTGCTGATTTTAGCTGCCATAGTCTATACTGTCCAGGAGCCGGTCATGCAGCTGTTTATAGGTCTGACAATCACctccttttgttttattgcagacgcGGCCTCTGTATTTGCAGGGGATACAGACGCAAAGCGCGGACCTGCACTCACTGCGCTTGTGTCCTTGGTTGCCGCACTTGGCACACGTGACGTCGGCTTTTCTGCAGGTTTTAGTCGTATGTCCTAGGtcgcaacacttaaaacacttgtttacaactgtatagtctttcacagaaagtgattcgaagtctatgtagactctctgtcttcttgtaaggactctgtacaggtgtgggctgacctccagtatctggtgactgaaaccccttcccctaggccctgttttgaatcttattttgacctctctgtcgaagtcttctttcgtggtgtcaccgcttagattctgctcataaaggctttctagaaactcttcgtcggtaagtgtatctggcacgtgatatactgccacgagtggcttgcgttttcgcggtccttcacagacaatggtgtgcaggtctttagtattttctattatttttcgacagtcctcctgtgtttccgtttctactataactgcagtctgcgtggttctgattgattttatatgtatattctctttcctgggatttatATTCTTGGTGATGGTCTGTCGGACAGCTTTGGCGTCTTGATTTTCTGTCGATTTGATATAGAGGGTTGTGGCCTGTTTTGTTTTAGCCTGTTCTATTCTTCGAGCCTCTTTGGTTTTGGGCTCTATAGTTAAGGCGGCAGCATATGTCAGTGTCTGTGCTTGTGTCTGTGcttgttgtgtgactttattagttagttctcttatttgttgctGCAAGTCTTGGTTCGCTACACTCAATTCCCTATTTTCGTTCTCTAATTTCTCAGCCTTCTCTTGCAAAGTTTGTATTTGTAGGTCTTTGACTGGATTCGAGGCTCTCTGTAGTTCTAGTCTTAGTCGCCTATTTTCATCGTTTAGGCAGGACAGTTTAGCTTCAAGGCTAGTTATTTCGAAAGCCAAGGGAaacactttgtctctaatgacggtTAACAGGGCAGATGAAACATGCTTAGCTTTTAACTCTGCTCCTATTTCACTCAATATTTTGTCTATGGCTGCTATCTTTTGACTGGGGGACATGGGCACAAGTTGTTCCTCCGTGTGTTCCATACCTGGAGTGACGTTGATGGCTCTAGCTAGCGTCTTACCCCATGCTTTCCTTCTTCTTCCGTCGGCCTCTGGTGTGGTGGTGTCGCTGCTTCGTCGGCTGGAATCCAGGGCCGAAGGTAGGCAGGCGGTTGTTTACCAACAGCAGGGAGCACAGCTGGTGGCCGCTACTGCTGACGTCGACGGCGGGGCGCGGGGCAGCCGGTGGTCGCTGCCGACGCGTCGGATTCCGCTGCGGCTGGCGAGGTGTCGCAGCGCGCGGCGCGGAGTGCTGACACGCGAGAACCGACGCGGCTGACTGGCGAAACCGACACGCGCTCGGCCAGCGGGAGGGCGACGGCCTCTCCGTTGACGCGTTTGACACGACGAACGCACTAAAGCACTTTAATCACTCTCTctgttttatttacagtatttaaagagTAAACGAGAACGGGCTGTGTAAGATGACACTCCCGGTACACGATAATTAAAAATCAGTGTTCACAATCAAATTTTTACCGGGAAAATCTGCATCTGAATGCGGAGCCACATCACACTGCAACCTACTCGGCCGCCATCTTGGCGATAACACGACGTGCCCGATGACGCACCTGCCTATTAAGGAGGAGATCCTGGGCTCGAATCCAGGCCCAGTACATACTTTCACTCttcgccgctgattctgcgtaaTGTTCCGATGTAGCTAATATTAATAATCCCTTCTCCTTCCTTTCCTTCATACCCTCCCCCTTCTCACCTCCTTAAATTTACATATAATGTGTCACAGCTACGTATtccacgtggtgtctgttctttctgtgaAGAAGGAGCGTTTACCACAGGGAATTCGGCAGCAGCAGGATCGTGGCCTATCGAGACCGCCATTTATTGTTGCACAgtgttgctgctcacgttagttaACGACTGCCATGCAAATaaggaatcgatgggttcaagagTGGAACACTCGGCGCCATGCAAGACCTCAACGTCCCCACGCGAACAGCGCCAGAGAGAACAAACTTACTGTTCCCTCTCGGATGCAGATTTATACAGTATTTTGAGACAGGAAAATGCTTTGTTTACAGCACTGTATCGTCACGGAGAGTGTGAGGACTTCAGTAGTACCACGGTCTCAGCAGCGCTACGATTGCTGTGGTTGCCCTTGACGCAGCAGCAGGGAAATGTGTGCTCACAGTGGTACATCCAGCGACTTCACCGGACACAACAGGAGTAGCACGTCTTCGATGCAGACGAGTCCCCGTGGTTCCCATAGCTTCAGAGGAGAACTAAATTTGCCAGACAGCATTTGTCAGTAGAAGCTGTGGGtactggacgtgagtcgtgcttcggtagctcagttggtagagcacttgctcgcgaaaggcaaaggtcccgagttcgagtctcggtcgggcacacagttttaatctgccaggaagtttcatatcagcgcacactccgctgcagagtgaaaatctcattctggaaacatcccccaggctgtgtctgagccatgtctccgctatatcgtttctttcaggagtgctagttctgcatggttcgcagaagagcttctgtaaagtttggaaggtaggagacgagatactggcagaagtaaagctgtgggtaccggacgtgagtcgtgcttcggtagctcagttggtagagcacttgcccgcgaaaggcaaaggtcccgagttcgagtctcggtcgggcacacagttttaatctgccaggaagtttcatatcagcgcacactccgctgcagagtgaaaatctcattctggaaacatcccccaggctgtggctaagccatgtctccgctatatcctttctttcaggagtgctagttctgcatggttcgcagaagagcttctgtaaagtttggaaggtaggagacgagatactggcagaagtaaagctgtgggtaccggacgtgagtcgtgcttcggtagctcagttggtagagcacttgcccgcgaaaggcaaaggtcccgagctcgagtctcggtcgggcacacagttttaatctgccaggaagtttcatatcagcgcacactccgctgcagagtgaaaatctcattctggcaacaatTTAGTTATTTGGTATCCTTCCTGATGTTGAAGTTGTAATGGTCAGCAGTACAATTGTATGGATCTGTCTGACATGAACCGCCACAACtgcctgaatggttgaaatattagTTACCTCagtcctgaacgattaaagtaatttggaagaagtggagaagaattactgtaatattctttcaaGCTTCTCGTTAAATTTCACGTTCGAATTCGATTTAAGTGCCtagatacgagggttgtccagaacgtaagttccgatcggtctcaaaatggacaccacagtgtgATCCCGATTAAGCTTAGCACAGATATGTTCGGTAGTGtgtctagtatgaccgtcgatcgcatcaagatgctcttttcagttgtgacagcactgtgagcaaataaagatgcctaCAACAacgatgaagcttcctggcagattaaaactgtgtgccggatcgagactcgaactcgggacctttgcctttcgcgagtgagtgctctaccaagtgagctacccaagcacgactcacgctccgtcctcacagctttacttctgccagtatctcgtctcctaccttccaaactatacagaagctctcctgcgaaccttgcagaactagcactcatgaaagaaaggatatgcggagacatggcttagccacagcctgggggatgtttcgagaatgaaattttcactctgcagcggagtgtgtgctgatatgaaacttcctggcagattaaaactgtgtgccggaccgagactcgaactcgggacctttgcctttcgcgggcaagtgctctaccaacgacaacaacaatgcctcccgccaagtaggatgacccgctgagaggcttcgccttaataaaTGCAGCGCAcccaacacaactgccacgcacctccttcttcatggcaattctgagccgtactctgcaggggcagtaagacactcctgcagctttttcgatgggaaggtttcgatcacccacaacacagccctaattggctcgtcctgagtatcatcactgttcacatgaaacgctggatatgaaGAGAAACCTTGGGAGCAGGCTACGTGCTGTAGCCCAACGTAGAGAAAGCACAGGTGgctaccttctatgacgatggtgttggaaatgtagtataacgctccgacaaatgtctaagtcgcagcggcgactatgtagagatgtatctggaaagtgtagctaactcttgcaaacaaagtgtttctgattttcactgtaatTTCCAATTAGCGAGCGATCGGAACTTAGTTTCTGGAATACCATCATGTAACTTGGTAACTGAGTTCAAATTCAGAGCATGATTTGATAATAACCAAGGTCAGTAGAAAAATATGTCTCCAAGGTAACTCAAGAATGCCCGTTCACATTTTAAAGAACAGCTTTATTTGTAACTAATGAAAATGTAAAACAGACGATAGGCAGATGAAAGTGGCATGAAATTATGATACATCATTTAAGTTACAACTGCTGGTACACTTCACCACTGGTGTCCGTGAGTGAGGGCGGCACCATGCGCACCCAAAAGACTGTGCGCTGCGGGAAGGGCTGGCACTGCGATGGCGACGAGGGGTGCGGCGTGGGCGGCGGCCAagggggcggcgtgggcggcgaccaagggggcggcgtgggcggcgaCCAATGGGGCGCCGTGGGCGGCAGCAACGGAGTGGGCGGCGGCCGCGGCGTGCGCCGCGGCGCCGTTGATGTGGGCGTCGCGGGCCTGCGTCTGGGCGACGGCGGTCAAGTGGGCGGCTCTGGTGGCGGCCACCTCGTGCGTGTCCTGCACGTAGCCGCCGGGGCCGATTTCGATGTGCGCTGGGCCGTAGGCGGCCAGGCCCGGGTGGACGCCGTGGGCGCCGTGGGCGGCGATGACAGCGTGGGGCGCGGCCACCAGTGCGTGAGCGGCAGGGACTACACCGTGCGCAGCGCCCAGGTGACCGGGTCTAGCCACGGCCACAGCGACGACGGCGACGAGGAGTACCTGCAGACATCAGGTTGGTACGTGTTGTGTGCTACAAGATCACAAGGTAGAGTGTGTCCTGACTGACCTCATCTCTGGGTACTTGGCAGTTAAAAATGCAACAACATTTGTTGGTGGTAAAGGTTATTGAGCTGTTATgatcatgaacagtgaaaatgagtGAGATAGTAAATTTTGTAACATTATCGTCTGTTGTATTTGGggaaaaatatatttcaaaaaacAACAGGGTTGAGTATTTGATCAGTAGGAGACTGACAGAACGAATTTTTGTTAATGGGCAATATCCACATATCCCAGTGGAATGTCTCATATTAAAATTGCTTGAGCATATATATTGGTGACACTCGTGTATAATTAATTATGATTTGTATCAGATAAAGCATCACAGTAGCCCAGTAAAAATTCATCTGATATTTAACGATCTGCATTTACCAGCAACTATGGAATGTTGCCAGTTCACTTGTATTTCACTATAAATCTATTGATTACAGCATTGCACCACATGAATAACTGGCGGTGAACTGACTGAACTGTTCTTATGCTCAAGGAAGTTAACAAGTGAGCACTTAGTCTGTAACATATCTCATTGTTTTCCTATCTAAAGATGAAATACCTTACTGAGTGAAAAAGAGTGGGGTATATACAAAGCGTAGCAGGTATTTCTTAAATGCACCTTTGTCCTCCCATAGACATGTTTTCCTTGGTTGCATTACTTTAGACCTGTCTGTCACTTTCTTCTTAGTAACAACGATTGTGCACTAATCACATGGTATAAGTTATTACCATACTTGGTCGCCAGAGCAAATTTATAACACACATTCATTATAAAGACTTGGGAAACAGTTATAAGTACAGTTTACTACTGTGTCAAATTCAGTGCCGCGTTCTAGAAAATGCGTCGCAATGGTGCCGAAAACCTCCTATCTTAATTGAATGTTattgccagccagagtggccgagcagttctaggcgctacagtctggaaccacatgaccgatacggtcacaggttcgaatccagcctcgggcatggatgtgtgtgatgtccttaggttagttaggttcaagtagctctgagttctaggggactgatgaatttaGAAGTTAAccgctatagtgctcagagccatttgaaccatttttgaatgttgtTTACAGCTTATTCCGTGTGGGAATCGATTAGTAGTACCGTTACTGAAAATTTTAAACCTTTACAAACTCACTGGCTACACTCACGCTAGGATAAACTGGTTTATCGAAAGTGACAATCGTGACATGGATCCTCGCAGAGTAATTGTGCCTTTAGTGTCAGACTCTGTGTTCCACTAATTCTGTTAGAAATTTTATAGTTCAAAACTCTGCATACTAATATCATTGAAACAGTTATGGTTCAGGCCGTTTAGTTGTGCCACAATAGGAAAATACCAGTGGGAATTAGGCGGCCGGTGGAAACTGTAGGAATATGTGCAGCGAAACCGAATGACGCCCGAACGCTACTCACCAGCAGGACCTTCATGGCGGAGCTGTTGTTGGAGCTGCTATGAACTGTACCGTGACACCGGCGGACACGTTCTTATATACCGCGCGCCGGACTCGTGAAAGTACCAGGCGGACTCGGTTCCTGGCCTTCCCCGCCCAGGGGGACTGTCCCCTGGCCGTGTCGTTTCCTTCGGCCTTCCCTCATCTCGCCTTCTGCAGATCCCTTTTGTTATTTCAAGTACCCGAAAATGCATACTTGTCCACGTGCATCCTTCCGACTTTATGAGGATCAGTTTAGTTTCAGTTAAGGCAAATGTATCAATTGAGCAATAATGACCTTAAGCGCACCAACGGAATGAAAAGAACAGAAAAATCAACATGCACTCGAAACATTGGTCGATCTAGAGAAAGCTTTCGTCGATGTAGTGGGAAACGTGATGTAGAAACCTTAATTAGACAATTTCATAAACAAGTGGTCTAATAAAAACAAGGAGAGTTTTGTGCTGAAACGAAGAAAAGATGACTTTGCAGCTTATTACCACATTTGTATGAGGGGGAGAGGGCGTGGCGAAGAAGAACGTACGCGGTTCTCAGCTGGGGTGGTGAGGAGGATAATACATGTTAGTTTTGCGGTGAATGGTAAAATAGTTTTGAGATTCCATGTCAGATGACTATGTGCACCTATTATAATCGAACATCCATGACGTGCTGTGGTTTTCTGCAAAAGCGATTTAGAACTGATACGTCTTCGAGACTGATCAGTCGGTGCATTCGATatgcgaccttttttttttctttctatggaGGTGTGAGCGAAATATGCCCTTCTTGTGTATCCCATTGAAGACAAACTTTCAGTATCTGATGACTACGTTCATATAAAATATGAACCTCCTGATCGAAAGTAAGAATGACCAAGAAGAACTACCCTGTGCAGAGGAAAGACCAGAGAACTAGTCTCAACGATAAACTATGTTGACACGAAAGTCATGCAGAACGCAAGAAACATTAGTAGAGACTACAGAATGTCAAAACATAGTAGAAGGAGAAGTGAGAgactctgctgttcttaatacgaCGTTCTGTTACAGAGATGAAGCAATGGAACAAGTAGATTGGCACGTGTAATTAACTGTTTTCTTCAACAAACATCTGTAATGGGTTACCTGACATGGAAGCGAGAAAGAGGTTATTCAAAGTGTAGAATGTTTAGATTTGGAGTGCAGCGATGTGTAATAGTGAAAGTTGGACCATATGGAAATCCTAGAGTAGTAGAAACATTTGAAGTGTTGCTCTaggaaagaatgaaaaaaattgaataaggAAAATATGACTTGAAGATGAAATGAACAGATATATATCATTATGACATATGTTAATACGTATGGGAATAATTGTATTATCAGTGTAGATAGCAGTTGAAGAAAGCATTTATAGGGGTAGACagtgattaaaagaaaaaaacatacaaaacataTAAATGAGATTTCTGCGTTAgcaccgagagaggtggtgcagtggtagcacactggactcgcattcgggaggacgacggttgaatcccgggtccggccatcctgatttaggttttccgtgatttccctaaatcgctccaggcaaatgctgggatggttcctttgaaagggcacggctgacttccttccccatcctttcctaatccgatcagaccgatgacctcgctgtttggtctcttcccccaaacaaccaaccaacctgcgtTAGCAAACCTTGTGGCTCAAACTTCACCAGAACAGTGTGATTTTTCTTCCACCGGTAGGTGAGTTTGAAATTCCTGCGTGACAAACACGAGCCTCGACGCTGTTGCGGCACTGAAAGACAATGAGAGTTTGGAGTACGAGGCGCGAGGTCACGTCGGAGCAGGGTTGTCGTTCCAGCGACTCGATTTTATGAACTTTTGCCGGACAAAAATTTGGTTTTAGCTGTAAAAAATTTCACTTCTGGTGACTTTATGGGATGTCAAACATACGCAATGTTTCTTAGCTTATAAATTTATAATGTGTGACTAATCAATCATAATTAaagaataaaatgtaaatattacatTCATTCACTTATAAGATTTTCAACTCCTTATACTGGTAACTTAAACATTGAATCAAATAAAACGGGAGTTCTATCAAACAGTAACGAAACTCTATAGGGTAAAATAATACAACCTGCTGCAGCGATGGTAGCGCCCCAAGCGGATGGACTGTACTCACAGATGGTTGGCATCAGATGAGCCGAGAAACAGTTTGGGGGTGCTTTGGAACATCAGTGGCGGTTCTAATTGGAAAATGTATTTGAAGTTGTATCCCATTTCTCATCTATTTCAACACACAGTGATAAAATGTCAGAGCACTATAACATGTGCCATTCACAGCAGCAGAGGCGTAATTTACCATGGAAAATGATCTTAGACAGAGAATgaattgtaatctgacttgtttaAATTTAAATGGAACTGATTGCGAATATATGCGCGTCCCTGGCACGTATTACCTCATACATTGCGCCGATTGTACTTTGTTTCGAGAGTTTCTTTGTCGATTTCAGATTCACTTTAAAATTCACAACTAGACACAAT
This window harbors:
- the LOC124607174 gene encoding larval cuticle protein F1-like, yielding MKVLLVLLVAVVAVAVARPGHLGAAHGVVPAAHALVAAPHAVIAAHGAHGVHPGLAAYGPAHIEIGPGGYVQDTHEVAATRAAHLTAVAQTQARDAHINGAAAHAAAAAHSVAAAHGAPLVAAHAAPLVAAHAAPLAAAHAAPLVAIAVPALPAAHSLLGAHGAALTHGHQW